The region TGGTTGTTTTAAAATAAAGTTTTTTATTTTTGCCACCAATTAAATTCTAAAATTAAAGATTATGTCAGACATTGCATCAAGAGTAAAAGCGATTATCGTAGACAAATTAGGCGTTGACGAAAACGAAGTTGTAACAGAAGCAAGCTTCACTAATGATTTAGGAGCTGACTCATTAGACACTGTTGAGCTTATCATGGAATTCGAAAAAGAATTCGATATTCAAATTCCAGACGATCAAGCAGAAAACATTGCTACTGTAGGTCAAGCTATTTCTTACATCGAGGAAGCTAAAAAATAATAAATACACACTCGCTTGCATCCTTTGTAAGCGAGTGTTATTATTTATTTTAAATATGAAATTCGAGATTGTAATTCAATCAAAAAGATATTTATAATGTAATACCCACTGCTTTTTTGTA is a window of Flavobacterium acetivorans DNA encoding:
- a CDS encoding acyl carrier protein: MSDIASRVKAIIVDKLGVDENEVVTEASFTNDLGADSLDTVELIMEFEKEFDIQIPDDQAENIATVGQAISYIEEAKK